DNA from Leptospira harrisiae:
GTGGGTCACTCTGAAAGGCGCCAATTTCTCGGAGAAACTTCCGAATTTGATAACCAGAAGATTTTATATTTTTTAAAAGCAGGACTTAGAGTTGTGTACTGCGTGGGTGAGACCTGGGCAGAACGAGAAAAAGGAAACACCTTTACTGTGTTAGAAGACCAAATCAAAAAAGGTCTGAAAGACATTACAAGTGACCTCTTCTCTAAACTTGTCATTGCTTATGAACCTGTTTGGGCGATCGGAACAGGAAAGGTGGCAACACCCGTAGAAGCAGAAGAAGCACATGCGTTTATCCGCAAAGAAATAGCGAATCTCTTTGTAGGTGCGGGTACAATTGCAGAAAAAATTCAAATTCTTTATGGTGGATCGGTAAAACCGGACAATATCAAAGAATTACTCGCCAAACCAAACATAGACGGTGGCCTCGTGGGAGGAGCCAGTCAAAAATTAGATTCATTTTTAGGACTTTTAAAATAAGGAAACTTTATGGGATTTTTTGCAGGAACCATCCTCACACTTTTTATTCTACTCTCGCTCTTTCTGATCCTTCTTGTCATGATCCAAACTGGAAAAGGCGGAAGTGCTGGAATGCTCGGCGGATCTACAGCGAGTCAATCGGTCTTTGGAGCATCCACAGCTGACGTAATGACAAAAACAACAAGAGTGGCAGCCATTCTATTCATCGTTCTTTCTTTGGCACTATCTTTCGTATTTGCAAAAAAAGACGAAGTATTGGTTCCCGATGTAGAACCAAGTTTAGAAGCTCCGGTAGAAACTGATGGAACACCTTCCGAAGTACCGGCTCCTACTACTCCTTAGTTTTTTCTCACTGAATGTCAGCCTTTTTGCAGAGTCTGACATTTCTGAAAAAGAAAACCGCCTAGACAAGGAAATCCTTAGCCTTTACCGAGAAATCGCTAAAGCTAGGGAACTTTTATCCTACGAAAAACTCACTTCACTTCCATCCAATACAACCATTAGTTTTATTGGAACTTATCCCAATCGAACTGGGCTACGCATTCGAAAATACAAAGTAGATCCGGACCCACAAAACAAAAATCGAATCAAACATTCCGAAGAAAAATCGATTCTTTTAGAATTCAATGGGTCAGTTTTATCAAAAGTTGAAGTTTTGGTAGTCACCGAAGATACTGAAATCGAACAAAAAACAAAAACAAAAATATCCGATACCTCTCCTTTAGATGAATCGCTAAACGATATGGTAATTGGATTTTCTGGTTTGGATGGAAATGACAGTTTCCCACTTTCTTCTCTGCGTAATGACGAAATCAAACAAGAAAGAAACGATTTTAAAAAAGACTTTTATATTAAATTTCTTTTAGACTTTAATAGCCAATTGGCATCGATTTCCGCCTTACAAAAAACAGGTGGGAACAAAAACCAAAAGTCTATGTTCAAACAATTAAATCAGTCTTTAGGTTATTAGTTTTGTCTGAGAATTCACAAAACAAGGATACATCTGCAGTTGAAAAAGTTGCGGAAAAAGCTAGGGAACTTGAAGCGATTTATGACGTAGTCCAAGATCCACTAGTACTTATCGATTCAGATTTTCAAATCCAGAGAGCAAATCTTGCTACGATTCTTTTTGCAAAAAACAACAAATACGATGAACTCCTTGATCGCAAATGTTATGAAGTTTTATACCAAAGAACAGACATTTGTCCCTATTGTCCAAAAATCAACGTAAAATCAAAAGAAAAAAATCAAACCTATTCCACTCCCATCACTCGAGAGATTTTTTTTCGTTCAGAAGATAAAAAACAAACTCTACTTTTGGAATTTTATCCTTATCCAAAACAAGAAGACCTATTTTGGATGGTAGAAAAAATTTCAGATGTTACCAAACAAAGAGACAAAGAAGAAGAATCTTTTCGGATGCGTAACTTAGCTTCTCTTGGGATTTTAATTTCAGGGATTGCCCATGAGTTAAATAACCCACTTACAGGGATTAGCCTAACATTACAAAATCTAAAAGCAAATTGGCAAAATCAGCCTCCAGAACAAATTGAAAAACGTTTAGATATGATTAAAAATGACGTATCACGTGCGGCCATTATTGTTTCTGATATTATTTCTTTTGCTAAAACAGATAAAGTAAAAGTCACTCTTGGGGATATCGTCGAAACCATCAACCGTGCAAAAGATACAGTGATACGTCTTTATCCACATTTAAGTAAAAATATTGTTTGGCGAATTTCTTGTGACCACGACTACCAGTTCCCTTTCCATCCTGGAAAAATGGAACGATTGTTTATGAATTTATTTAGAAACTCACTCCAAGCATTTGATTATAGACCAGGTGAGATTTCCATTGAAATCAGAAAAACGAAAAACTGGTTGCATATCATTGTAGAAGATAACGCAGGTGGGATTCCAGATTCCATCATTCAAAAAATATTTGATCCATTTTTTACTAGTAATAAATCGGGAACAGGAACTGGTCTTGGTCTTTCCATCTGCCACTCCATTGTCAAAGAACATGACGGTAATATTTCTGTGAAGTCGGTCGAACAAAAAACAAGGTTTACCATCTCCTTCCCTCTTACAAACGACATCACGGAGCAAAATCCATGAAAAAATCCATTTTAATTGTCGAAGACATCCACTCAATTCGCGAAGCCATCATGGATTTACTCAGCACCAAGTTTAATGTTTTTGGCGCTGAACATTTTGAAGAAGCAGTTTGGTATTTGACCAATGAAAAAATTGATTTAACCATCACAGACATTCGCCTTCCAGGTAAGTCAGGAATTGATTTAGTCAAATTGATACAAAAAGAATTCCCTCATATATTATATGCACTTATGACTGCATATAATATCAATGAATACATTAAATATGCTAAAGACCTTCATATATGGAATATAATTCCGAAGTATAGTTTTTTAGACATCCACCTCATTGAAGTTATGGTAGAAAAATTACTTTCAAATGATATATTTGGAATTGAAAAGTATTTTACTGGCGATTTTAAAGTTTATAGCCAAAACATAAATAGTGAATTTGAAGATGCACCTAACAATGGGATCATTTACAAACAAATCAAATCGGACCAAGATCGTTCCATCCTTTGTGGTAAAATTTCCAAAAACTTAATTCAATTGGGAGCTCCCAAGGCCATTCAACAAGTGCTAGAAGAGTTAACTTCCAATGCAATGATCCGTGCCCCCCGCACCCATGAAGGGGAATACAAATACCAATTCGAAATCCCCAGTCACGATATGGTTGTCCCTCTTGACAATATTCAACTAATGCCAGATGATTATTTTTTAATTGGTTACGGTGCAACAGAAAGCACTATCTTCATAGTGGTTCGAGATCAATTTGGATCACTAAAGAAAGAAGAAATTTTACACAGACTCGATCGTCATATTAGCTTAGATGATTCCACTGGGTTTCCCAAAGGTTTGGAGGATAGCCATGGACGTGGACTTTATATCTGTCGTGAAATCTCTGACCAACTCATCTTTAATATTGAACCAGGTGTCTGTACCGAAACAATTGCAATGATCAATAGAGAAGGAAGAACCGGTTTCAAATCTCTTTCTATCTATGAAGTGGATCCAAACTCCAAAACAAAAAATTAAAAAATTTGGAATTGCATCAGATCTGATTTTGATTGCATATAAAAAGTAGAGTTCAATTTCCCTGGGAAAAATCGAATTGGTAATTCAGAGGGTGGAATTTTTTTAGTTCGAATTAAATTCCCTTTGGTATTGTAAAACTGAATTTCCGATTCGGACAAAGTTATGTAAACTGAATCTGTGACAAAAATTGATTGGTAAACTCCACCTATCTTTGATTTAGTTTTTTCCCATACCAATTCCCCATCTTGGTAAAAAGACAAACTGTCTGGTAAGTTAAAAACCAGTGAACCATCATTACCAATAACAAAATAGAGTTTGTGCGGATAAAACTTTGGAAGGGAAAACTCTTCCACTGTTTCCCCCACTTCGTTCAAAATCTCTACAAAATCTTTGTCTAACAAAGAATAGTGGATTGCAGAAAATTTACCGTTTGGCGATAAAGCCACTGATTTAAAAAACGAATCCTTTTTATCTTTAGAAAGTTCTCTTTCAAACAATGGATTGCCTTTTTCATCGAGACGATAGATTTCCCCACCTGAAAATAGAACGATCACACCCTTGTTTTTTAAATCAAACTGATAATCAGTAAGGAACCTACCATTTAACTCTGATTTACCAACACGGTTTCCACTTTCATCCATAAGAAAAACCGTATTATTATCCCCTGACAAATACAGAACCGGTGAAGCAAAATATCCACTTCGTGGATACGAGTTAATTGGTTTTTTCCAAAATAGTTCCCCTGTATCAGAGAAAAAATTTACCTCATCCCCTATTTTTTCATACAACAAATAACCATTTGAAAGTAATGGAAAGTCCACCAAAAACTTTGGGTCCATTTCCAAAAATTTTCCAGTTTTAAAAGAATAATACCTTCCACCAATTTTATAACCATTGATAGTTTTCAAAGGATCTTCGCCTATTTTAGGTGAACTTGTACCAAATCGACCTTCACTATTCCAAACCCATGTTTCTCTTATGCTCGGGACTAAATTCAAATCAACATCCCAACTAAAAAAGAATAAAAGAAAAAAACCAATTGAATAAATAATCGTTTGCCACATGTTATACGATCCTTTGTTTTAGAGATTGGTATAATAAAAATAATGCAGTATTACTTGCGTTTTCGCGAATCCCTTCCCGGTTGCCAGGAAAAAGATACAAATGACTTTCAATAGATCCATCTGGAGTTTTTAAACCTATCCAAACAGTTCCCACAGGTTTTGTATCTGTTCCGCCATCTGGTCCTGCGATTCCAGTGATCGAAATACAATAATCAGAATTGGTTTTTTCAAATATACCTTTCACCATAGCTTCAGCTGTTTCTTTACTTACAGCACCGTACTGATTTAAAATTTCTCGTGATACACCGAGTAAAGATTCTTTCATTTCATTGGAATAAGTTAAAAAACCGCCAATAAAATAGGAACTAGATCCCGGAGTCTCCGTTAACTTTTTTCCAAGTAAACCACCAGTGCAACTTTCACCAACAGCAATGGTGAGTTTTTTAGCTAGCAGTTCTTCATGGACATAGGTGAATACATCATCAGAAATGATCTTTGGATATTGATTTTCCAATTCTCGAACTATATGTTCTAATTTTTCTGCGTTTGTGGACTGAAAAATACACTTAATATAACCTCTGTTTGCTGTCACACCCCAATCAACTTCTGAGAAAAGGCGCTCCCTGTTGGCTTCCACAAAATCTTTTTGGTAAAGCGATTCACCGATATTCCATAACCATTTAGTTTTCTGAACCAAATTCTCCCGAGGATAAATTCGTTTTAATTCCGGAGTGAGCCTACGTGTAAACATCTCCTTCATTTCAGAAGGTACGCCTGGCATACAAACCAAATAGGAATCGACGCCGATTGGTTCTACAAATCCAACAGCAATCCCCACATTATTGTCTAAAGTTTTGCAATCTTCGGGAACATGAGTTTGGCGAATTACTGTAGGAAGTATGTCACTATACTGTTTTCCACGTGATTCGTAAATTCGTTGCAAACGAATCTTTGCCTTTTCTACTGAATAAGATTTTTTTCCACTCAGTTTTAATACAGTCTCCAAGGTATAATCATCTTCTGTTGGTCCAAGACCACCAGTCATAAGCACAAGCACTGGTCTTGTTTCCGAAAATCTCTTTAAGGTTTGGAGCTCTGTCAAAATA
Protein-coding regions in this window:
- a CDS encoding LIC_12096 family protein translates to MEHLPKYRLLLLLSFFSLNVSLFAESDISEKENRLDKEILSLYREIAKARELLSYEKLTSLPSNTTISFIGTYPNRTGLRIRKYKVDPDPQNKNRIKHSEEKSILLEFNGSVLSKVEVLVVTEDTEIEQKTKTKISDTSPLDESLNDMVIGFSGLDGNDSFPLSSLRNDEIKQERNDFKKDFYIKFLLDFNSQLASISALQKTGGNKNQKSMFKQLNQSLGY
- a CDS encoding LIC_12097 family sensor histidine kinase, translated to MSENSQNKDTSAVEKVAEKARELEAIYDVVQDPLVLIDSDFQIQRANLATILFAKNNKYDELLDRKCYEVLYQRTDICPYCPKINVKSKEKNQTYSTPITREIFFRSEDKKQTLLLEFYPYPKQEDLFWMVEKISDVTKQRDKEEESFRMRNLASLGILISGIAHELNNPLTGISLTLQNLKANWQNQPPEQIEKRLDMIKNDVSRAAIIVSDIISFAKTDKVKVTLGDIVETINRAKDTVIRLYPHLSKNIVWRISCDHDYQFPFHPGKMERLFMNLFRNSLQAFDYRPGEISIEIRKTKNWLHIIVEDNAGGIPDSIIQKIFDPFFTSNKSGTGTGLGLSICHSIVKEHDGNISVKSVEQKTRFTISFPLTNDITEQNP
- a CDS encoding response regulator transcription factor; this encodes MKKSILIVEDIHSIREAIMDLLSTKFNVFGAEHFEEAVWYLTNEKIDLTITDIRLPGKSGIDLVKLIQKEFPHILYALMTAYNINEYIKYAKDLHIWNIIPKYSFLDIHLIEVMVEKLLSNDIFGIEKYFTGDFKVYSQNINSEFEDAPNNGIIYKQIKSDQDRSILCGKISKNLIQLGAPKAIQQVLEELTSNAMIRAPRTHEGEYKYQFEIPSHDMVVPLDNIQLMPDDYFLIGYGATESTIFIVVRDQFGSLKKEEILHRLDRHISLDDSTGFPKGLEDSHGRGLYICREISDQLIFNIEPGVCTETIAMINREGRTGFKSLSIYEVDPNSKTKN
- the tpiA gene encoding triose-phosphate isomerase, translated to MRKKIIAGNWKMNLTLAEAVTITKGLVSASDASAHEVMIFPSALHLESVSSLAKGSKLIVGAQNAYQSGLTAMTGEISPVQLAELGITTVLVGHSERRQFLGETSEFDNQKILYFLKAGLRVVYCVGETWAEREKGNTFTVLEDQIKKGLKDITSDLFSKLVIAYEPVWAIGTGKVATPVEAEEAHAFIRKEIANLFVGAGTIAEKIQILYGGSVKPDNIKELLAKPNIDGGLVGGASQKLDSFLGLLK
- a CDS encoding nicotinamide-nucleotide amidohydrolase family protein yields the protein MEAPYIVIIATGSEITAGRSLDTNSGWMANQLFELGWKVKKFIALPDDPELILTELQTLKRFSETRPVLVLMTGGLGPTEDDYTLETVLKLSGKKSYSVEKAKIRLQRIYESRGKQYSDILPTVIRQTHVPEDCKTLDNNVGIAVGFVEPIGVDSYLVCMPGVPSEMKEMFTRRLTPELKRIYPRENLVQKTKWLWNIGESLYQKDFVEANRERLFSEVDWGVTANRGYIKCIFQSTNAEKLEHIVRELENQYPKIISDDVFTYVHEELLAKKLTIAVGESCTGGLLGKKLTETPGSSSYFIGGFLTYSNEMKESLLGVSREILNQYGAVSKETAEAMVKGIFEKTNSDYCISITGIAGPDGGTDTKPVGTVWIGLKTPDGSIESHLYLFPGNREGIRENASNTALFLLYQSLKQRIV
- the secG gene encoding preprotein translocase subunit SecG, which translates into the protein MGFFAGTILTLFILLSLFLILLVMIQTGKGGSAGMLGGSTASQSVFGASTADVMTKTTRVAAILFIVLSLALSFVFAKKDEVLVPDVEPSLEAPVETDGTPSEVPAPTTP